Proteins from a single region of Mailhella massiliensis:
- a CDS encoding LapA family protein: MRYLKVFFLVFLFFLVMMLFVQNQASFSDMVTLKFDPMFAPAMTSAPLPRYALLLISFAIGAAVVLAMLMWDRITLSGRLTAARRRASSLQKQLDKVTAEKEKLIAEKAQLEAALKEAEAEGEAE, from the coding sequence ATGCGCTATCTCAAGGTATTCTTTCTGGTGTTCCTGTTCTTCCTGGTCATGATGCTCTTCGTGCAGAACCAGGCTTCCTTCTCCGACATGGTGACGCTGAAGTTCGACCCGATGTTCGCCCCGGCCATGACTTCCGCGCCGCTGCCCCGTTATGCGCTGCTGCTCATCAGCTTCGCCATCGGCGCGGCCGTGGTGCTCGCCATGCTCATGTGGGACAGGATCACCCTTTCCGGCCGCCTTACCGCCGCCCGCCGTCGCGCTTCTTCTCTGCAGAAGCAGCTTGACAAGGTGACGGCCGAGAAGGAAAAGCTCATTGCCGAAAAGGCCCAGCTTGAAGCCGCTCTCAAGGAAGCCGAAGCCGAAGGGGAAGCGGAATAG
- a CDS encoding HIT family protein, producing the protein MKNLWAPWRMEYILGPKCHDGCVLCAPEDPAEDEERLIVYRARRVFVMLNRYPYASGHLMVLPYRHVGDITDLTTEEAAELMAVTQLCCRVLRETSHPQGINVGLNLGAAAGAGIGEHLHMHVVPRWSGDSNFIAVLGDVRVVPEALVETRRRLAPVFAALAARSA; encoded by the coding sequence ATGAAAAATCTGTGGGCGCCCTGGAGAATGGAATACATTCTCGGGCCGAAATGTCATGACGGATGCGTTCTCTGCGCGCCGGAAGACCCGGCGGAAGACGAGGAACGCCTCATCGTGTACCGCGCCCGCCGTGTGTTCGTCATGCTCAACCGTTATCCGTACGCCTCCGGCCACCTTATGGTGCTCCCGTACCGCCATGTGGGCGATATTACGGATCTGACCACGGAAGAGGCCGCCGAACTCATGGCGGTGACGCAGCTTTGCTGCCGCGTCCTGCGGGAGACGAGTCACCCGCAGGGCATCAATGTGGGGCTGAATCTGGGGGCCGCCGCAGGCGCAGGCATAGGAGAGCATCTTCATATGCACGTCGTGCCCCGCTGGAGCGGCGATTCCAACTTCATCGCCGTGCTCGGCGATGTGCGTGTCGTCCCCGAAGCCCTTGTGGAAACCCGTCGCCGCCTGGCTCCGGTGTTTGCCGCCCTGGCGGCCCGTTCCGCCTGA
- a CDS encoding outer membrane protein, translating into MKKSFLAAALALLLALPFAAKAADSGIYVAPKFVMGYQSTDWKVSAPGYSASKDSTRGIAGFSIAGGYDFSVMHGIPVRAELEYGYNSRVDKSVGYGDAESRLQTLMVNGYWDITNIMDFTPYVGAGVGLVFANTRGGMDMGGFHYGSSDTDVNLAAQVGFGCSYFFTPNISADLGYRYLFTGDGEAGYGAYNLKADSLRMHQISLGLRLTF; encoded by the coding sequence CCCTTTGCCGCGAAGGCTGCCGACAGCGGCATCTACGTCGCTCCCAAGTTCGTCATGGGCTACCAGAGCACCGACTGGAAGGTGAGCGCGCCGGGCTATTCCGCCTCCAAGGACAGCACGCGCGGCATTGCCGGCTTCTCCATTGCCGGGGGCTACGATTTCAGCGTGATGCACGGCATTCCCGTGCGTGCGGAACTGGAATACGGCTACAACAGCCGCGTGGATAAGAGCGTGGGCTACGGCGATGCCGAATCCCGCCTCCAGACCCTTATGGTGAACGGCTACTGGGATATCACCAACATCATGGACTTCACCCCCTATGTGGGCGCGGGCGTGGGCCTTGTGTTCGCCAACACGCGCGGCGGCATGGACATGGGCGGCTTCCACTACGGTTCTTCCGATACCGATGTGAATCTGGCCGCGCAGGTGGGCTTCGGCTGCTCCTACTTCTTCACGCCCAACATTTCCGCCGACCTCGGCTACCGCTACCTCTTCACCGGCGACGGTGAAGCCGGTTACGGCGCCTACAACCTGAAGGCCGATTCCCTGCGTATGCATCAGATTTCTCTGGGCCTGCGCCTTACCTTCTAG